In Methanothermobacter tenebrarum, the sequence CCCACCAAGCCCCGGCCTGTCCAAAATTCAAACAAATAGCCAGCAAGTATGTGAATATGACTATGAAGAGCAATTGTCTTATCACAGTTAATATGAGTGAGGTTATGCCTTTCCCCACCCCCTGGAACACGGAATTTGACATGAGCCCTGGTGGCATGAAAATATAGAATAGGCACATCACCCTAAGAAACTCTGTTATAACCGGGGCTAGATGACTTGTCCGAGGGGAATAGGTGAATATCCTAGAAATATACGGTGCAAAGATGAAAGTCAAGACACTCATGATTGTCGCTATAAGTATGCCTAACTTTATGGAATAACTGTGGGCTATTGATAGATTCTCGTACTCCCTGGCACCATATGCGACACCAGCAACCGTTATGGTGCCAGTGCCGATTGATATAATAGGTACTAAGCCTATCATAACTATCCTCCACCCAGCAGAATAAACTGCCACCGCATCCGTCCCAGCCACAGTGACAAGTATTATATTCAAGATTGCAACACCACCAGAGATCACTAAAAATTCTACACTGGCAGGTAATGCAACCCCTAGGATCGATTTCGCAACCCTAAAATCTGCCCTGTAATATTCTAATGACAGTCTTGTGAATGTGTCCCTCTTTTGGAAGAACCAATATAGTATGACAGCTGATACAATAAACTGTGATGCTAAGGTTGCCCAAGCCGCCCCAGCAATCCCTAATCCTAATAAGTAGATGAGTATCGGATCCAATATCATGTTAATTATGGATGAGATTATCATGGCATACATTGTACGTTTAGTGTCCCCTTCACCCCTTAAGATCCCATAAGCAGACCCATTAAATAACATGAAAAGTGTACCAGCAAAAACTATACGAGCATATACAACAGCAAGACCAATAGCATCCTTAGCCCCTAAGATTAAAAGCAGATCCCCTAAGAAAAATTCTAACATTACTGTTATAATAGCTGAAATGATTATGGTCAGTATTATCACATGTATTGCGCTGTTGTTCATCTTTCTTGTGTCCCCAGCCCCTATACACCTTGAAATAGTGGAGGCCGCGCCAGCCCCGAGACCATTTGATAAGCCGACCAGTATCATATAGAGTGGTGTGACGAAACCTATAGCCGCGAGGGCTTCACCTCCAAGACCGGAGACCCAGATAGCATCCACTAGGTTATAAGTTGACATTAGAAGCATTGCTATGATAAGATGTCCCGAAAGCTTCCAAATGGCCTTCTTAGGATCCCCTGTGATGATCGCAACACCCGTTGTTTCATTCTTACTTTCTTCCGGTTCTTCTTTTTTCATGAAACACCACTGATTTAATATTATACAAGAAGGAGAGGAAACCATTAGGCTTTCTATTTGGGAAATACACCCCTCAGATCACGCTCTTTATAAGATGTTCCACTCCTAAAATTTTTTATGGGGGGGACAATCTCCAATATTGTAACCAGGATATTTCTAAGATCCTCCTGGCCTTGAATGGGAATTTGGAGGGCGGCCAGCATTAAAAGAATTTAAAGGATATGATGAGATAATATATCAAAAATATAAGCCCCCATGATATATAAAGTTACTTTTATAAGAATTTAGAAGCGAAAAACCGCTAGAATGTGTGGGTTGATATTCTATTTTCCGGTTTAACCCCCTACTAATATTATTTACCAATTCTTTGTTGCCCTGACAAATTCTATGTCATCTTCACACTCATCAATTAATCCCGACTAAATAACCTTTTTATCCTCTCTGGATAGCCCCCCAAAATTAGGTGCTCATCTTTGAATGTAGGTTTAACGTTTTCCCATCCTCGTAGGATGAATGCCTATCCTTATATTGTAATATTTTGCTCTGTGATCGCCACCATT encodes:
- a CDS encoding MATE family efflux transporter, with amino-acid sequence MKKEEPEESKNETTGVAIITGDPKKAIWKLSGHLIIAMLLMSTYNLVDAIWVSGLGGEALAAIGFVTPLYMILVGLSNGLGAGAASTISRCIGAGDTRKMNNSAIHVIILTIIISAIITVMLEFFLGDLLLILGAKDAIGLAVVYARIVFAGTLFMLFNGSAYGILRGEGDTKRTMYAMIISSIINMILDPILIYLLGLGIAGAAWATLASQFIVSAVILYWFFQKRDTFTRLSLEYYRADFRVAKSILGVALPASVEFLVISGGVAILNIILVTVAGTDAVAVYSAGWRIVMIGLVPIISIGTGTITVAGVAYGAREYENLSIAHSYSIKLGILIATIMSVLTFIFAPYISRIFTYSPRTSHLAPVITEFLRVMCLFYIFMPPGLMSNSVFQGVGKGITSLILTVIRQLLFIVIFTYLLAICLNFGQAGAWWGIVAGDIVGSMIAYIWARLYIQRLRRR